The Tessaracoccus timonensis sequence CGTCGTGGGTCACCATGATGACGGTCTGCCCTAGCTCGCGCACGCTCGTGCGCAGGAAGGAGAGCACTTGACTTCCCGCGCGCGAGTCCAAGTTGCCCGTGGGCTCGTCGGCGAAGATCACGTCGGGCTTGGTGATGAGCGCGCGTGCCACGGCGACGCGCTGCTGTTGCCCGCCGGAGAGTTCCGAGGGGAGGTGCTCTAGACGGTCGCCGAGGTGCAGTAGATCGACGACCGTGGCGAACCACGCGTCGTCAGGTTTGGTGCCGGCGAGCTCGAAGGGCAGCAGGATGTTTTGCTTCGCGGTGTACATCGGCAGCAGGTTGAACCCCTGGAACACGAAGCCGACGCGGTCGCGGCGCAGGAGCGTGACGTCGTTGTCTTTCAGGCTGGTGATCCACTTCCCCGCCAGCCAGACGAGGCCGGAGCTGGGGCGGTCGAGGCCGGCGAGCATGTGCATGAGCGTGGATTTGCCGGAGCCCGATGGCCCCATGATCGCGGCGAACTCGCCGCGTTTGAACTGCACATCGACGCCGGCCAGCGCCTCAACCTGGGTGGCGCCTTCGCCGTAGATCTTTCTCAGATCGCGGGCGGCGGCCGCGACGTCGCGCAGCTCCTCGAATGACTCTTGCATGGTGCACTCGCTTTCCAATCTGGTTCCAATTTGGGTGACGCTACGAACGCTACGCAGCCCCCGCGCGGAAAGCGTCAGCCTGGAGGATGGTCTTGCACGTCATCCTGGGGGCTGACGGCGTTTGCGCGACTGAGCGCACACCAGATGGCAAAAACCGCCCCCAAACGGCCAAAATTGGCATCTAGAGTGCGCTCAGTCGCGCAAGTCGTCAATGCCCAGGGGTGACCAGCCCGGTTTCGTACGCCACAACCACGGCCTGCACGCGGTCGCGGGCGTCGAGCTTCATCAGGGTTCGCCCGACGTGTGTCTTCACCGTGGCCTCCGCGACGTACAACTCGGCGGCGATTTCCTGATTGCTGAGCCCACGGGCCATCAGCACGAGCACCTCGCGCTCGCGGTCGGTGAGCACGTCGAGCGCAGCGGGGGTGGCGCGTTCCTCGTCGGGGAGCATGCCGACGAGGTGGTCGAGGAGGCGTTTCGTCGACGACGGCGCCATCACCGCGTCGCCCGCATGGACGGTGCGGATGGCGCCCAGCATGACCTCGGGCGGGGTGTCTTTCAGGAGAAACCCCGACGCGCCCGCCTTGATAGCGCGCAGCACGTACTCGTCGAGGTCGAACGTGGTGAGGATGATGATTTTCGGTGTCGCGTCGCCTTCGGGGCGGGCAGCGAGCTGTTCGGTGGCGGTGATGCCGTCGACCCCAGGCATGCGCACATCCATGAGCACGACGTCGACATTCGCCGTCGGGATCTGCGCGACGGCCTCGGCGCCGTCGCTGCATTGCAGCACCACCTCGAGGTCGGGTTGGGAGTCGATCACCATGGCGAACCCGGCTCGGACGAGCTGTTGGTCATCGACGAGTGCGACGCGGATCATGTGGACTCCTGAGCGTGGTCGGGGGAGAGAGGAAGGGTGAGTTTGACGCGGAACCCTCCGGTGGCTTTGGGGCCGGCGTGCAGGGTGCCGCCGAACAGGGCAGCGCGCTCGCGCATTCCGACGATTCCACTGCCGGCACCGTCGGAGAGCGCCGCCGCGCCGCGACCGTCGTCATCCACCTGCAAAGTGACGTCGGCGTCGGTGTAGCAAAGCATGACAGACATCTTTGCGCCCGGCCCGGCGTGTTTGAGCGCGTTGGTGAGGGCTTCTTGGCACACGCGCTGCAGGGTGACGTTCATTCCCGGCATCATGGGCCGGGGAGTGCCCATCGTGGTGTACGCCACGTCGATGCCGGTCGCCTTGAC is a genomic window containing:
- a CDS encoding ABC transporter ATP-binding protein; translation: MQESFEELRDVAAAARDLRKIYGEGATQVEALAGVDVQFKRGEFAAIMGPSGSGKSTLMHMLAGLDRPSSGLVWLAGKWITSLKDNDVTLLRRDRVGFVFQGFNLLPMYTAKQNILLPFELAGTKPDDAWFATVVDLLHLGDRLEHLPSELSGGQQQRVAVARALITKPDVIFADEPTGNLDSRAGSQVLSFLRTSVRELGQTVIMVTHDAVAAAHASRVLLLADGRIAGEIQDPTPEAVSTSLDLLRTDEVA
- a CDS encoding response regulator transcription factor; translated protein: MIRVALVDDQQLVRAGFAMVIDSQPDLEVVLQCSDGAEAVAQIPTANVDVVLMDVRMPGVDGITATEQLAARPEGDATPKIIILTTFDLDEYVLRAIKAGASGFLLKDTPPEVMLGAIRTVHAGDAVMAPSSTKRLLDHLVGMLPDEERATPAALDVLTDREREVLVLMARGLSNQEIAAELYVAEATVKTHVGRTLMKLDARDRVQAVVVAYETGLVTPGH